The Aeromicrobium sp. Leaf245 genome includes a region encoding these proteins:
- the rpmB gene encoding 50S ribosomal protein L28: MAAVCDVCTKGPGFGHNVSHSHRRTKRRFDPNIQRVRAVVDGTPKRLNVCTSCLKAGKVSR; encoded by the coding sequence GTGGCAGCGGTTTGTGACGTGTGCACCAAGGGACCTGGCTTCGGCCACAACGTGTCCCACTCGCACCGACGCACGAAGCGTCGTTTCGACCCCAACATCCAGCGCGTGCGCGCCGTCGTCGACGGCACGCCCAAGCGTCTGAACGTCTGCACGTCGTGCCTCAAGGCCGGCAAGGTCAGCCGCTGA
- a CDS encoding NAD(P)H-dependent glycerol-3-phosphate dehydrogenase, with translation MVRTAVMGAGSWGTAFALVLADAGNEVRLWGRRAELCDAINATHENADYLPGIELPEAIRATNDPREALDGAEVVVLAVPSQQLRANLGDWGAAIGDDAVLVSLMKGVELGTHLRMSEVIAELTGAGPERIAVVTGPNLAKEIARREPAASVVACADQAVAERLQQLCHTAAFRPYTNTDVIGCELGGTTKNIIGLAVGVCVGLGFGDNTKASVITRGLAETARLGIAIGADPLTFSGLAGMGDLVATCSSPLSRNRSFGEKLGQGLSVEEVTAQTRQVAEGVKSCQSVAELAAAHDVDMPIVAHVAALIAGEMDPENLVKALISREAKPEVR, from the coding sequence ATGGTCAGGACTGCCGTGATGGGAGCAGGATCGTGGGGCACCGCGTTCGCCCTGGTGCTGGCCGACGCCGGCAACGAGGTGCGGCTGTGGGGACGCCGAGCCGAGCTCTGCGACGCGATCAACGCCACCCACGAGAACGCCGACTACCTGCCGGGGATCGAGCTGCCCGAGGCCATCCGGGCCACGAACGACCCCCGGGAGGCGCTCGACGGCGCGGAGGTGGTCGTGCTGGCCGTCCCGTCGCAGCAGCTGCGCGCCAACCTCGGGGACTGGGGCGCCGCGATCGGTGACGACGCCGTCCTGGTGAGCCTCATGAAGGGTGTCGAGCTCGGGACCCACCTGCGGATGAGCGAGGTCATCGCCGAGCTCACCGGTGCGGGCCCCGAGCGCATCGCCGTGGTCACCGGGCCCAACCTCGCCAAGGAGATCGCCCGCCGCGAGCCGGCGGCCAGCGTGGTGGCCTGCGCCGACCAGGCCGTGGCCGAGCGCCTCCAGCAGCTCTGCCACACCGCCGCCTTCCGTCCGTACACCAACACCGACGTCATCGGCTGCGAGCTGGGCGGCACCACGAAGAACATCATCGGCCTGGCGGTCGGGGTGTGCGTGGGACTCGGGTTCGGCGACAACACCAAGGCGTCGGTGATCACGCGCGGGCTGGCCGAGACCGCCCGCCTGGGCATCGCGATCGGCGCCGACCCGCTCACCTTCTCCGGGCTCGCCGGCATGGGCGACCTGGTCGCGACCTGCTCGTCCCCGTTGTCCCGCAACCGCAGCTTCGGCGAGAAGCTGGGCCAGGGGCTCAGCGTCGAGGAGGTCACCGCGCAGACCCGTCAGGTCGCCGAGGGCGTCAAGTCCTGCCAGTCGGTCGCCGAGCTCGCCGCCGCGCACGACGTCGACATGCCGATCGTCGCCCACGTCGCCGCGCTCATCGCCGGCGAGATGGACCCGGAGAACCTGGTCAAGGCCCTCATCTCGCGCGAGGCCAAGCCCGAGGTGCGCTGA
- a CDS encoding thiamine-phosphate kinase: MPAQEQGAADASSPSSVSDVGEFGLIDQVQAAAGSHPRVLIGPGDDAAHVRTHDGTFVVSTDLLVEGRHFRRDWSSALEIGRKAAAANLSDVNAMGGVATALTVGLGVPADTPSAWVVELAKGFEQEAALVGAHVVGGDMTASDVVVVAVTVMGDAPRPVRRSGALPGDVVAVAGRLGWSAAGYAAMSRGFRSPKAAVEAHRCPRPPYAAGPAAADAGATAMIDVSDGLLADLGHVAVASGVLIDLRSSTLAIDEPVRTVAEALGTDPLAMVLTGGEDFALAATFSSATELPAGWSVIGSVRDVAGEESPAVHVDDAPWDGDTGWQHWR, translated from the coding sequence GTGCCAGCACAGGAGCAGGGAGCGGCCGACGCCTCGAGTCCGTCGTCGGTGTCCGACGTGGGCGAGTTCGGCCTCATCGACCAGGTGCAGGCGGCCGCAGGATCGCACCCGCGGGTGCTGATCGGACCCGGTGACGACGCTGCGCACGTGCGGACCCACGACGGGACGTTCGTGGTCTCCACGGACCTCCTCGTGGAGGGTCGGCACTTCCGGCGCGACTGGTCCTCGGCGCTCGAGATCGGCCGCAAGGCCGCCGCGGCGAACCTGTCGGACGTCAACGCCATGGGGGGTGTGGCCACGGCGCTCACGGTCGGGCTCGGCGTCCCCGCGGACACTCCGTCGGCCTGGGTCGTGGAGCTGGCGAAGGGGTTCGAGCAGGAGGCCGCTCTCGTCGGTGCACACGTGGTGGGCGGTGACATGACGGCCAGCGACGTCGTGGTGGTCGCGGTCACCGTCATGGGCGACGCGCCGCGACCGGTGCGCCGGTCGGGTGCCCTGCCCGGCGACGTCGTGGCGGTGGCAGGACGGCTGGGCTGGTCCGCTGCCGGGTACGCCGCGATGAGCCGCGGGTTCCGCTCGCCGAAGGCTGCGGTGGAGGCGCACCGCTGCCCCCGGCCTCCGTACGCGGCGGGTCCGGCGGCCGCCGATGCCGGCGCGACGGCGATGATCGACGTGAGCGACGGTCTCCTCGCCGACCTCGGTCACGTCGCCGTGGCCAGCGGGGTGCTCATCGACCTGCGGTCGTCGACGCTCGCGATCGACGAGCCCGTGCGCACCGTGGCGGAGGCGCTCGGCACCGATCCGCTCGCGATGGTCCTGACCGGGGGCGAGGACTTCGCCCTCGCTGCCACGTTCAGCTCGGCGACCGAGCTGCCGGCCGGGTGGTCCGTCATCGGCTCGGTGCGCGACGTCGCGGGGGAGGAGTCGCCCGCGGTGCACGTCGACGACGCCCCCTGGGACGGCGACACCGGCTGGCAGCACTGGCGCTGA
- a CDS encoding Lrp/AsnC family transcriptional regulator: MTVQAYILVQTEVGKASQVAQEIAAIQGVTVSEDVTGPYDVIVRAEGPSMDQLGTLVVQSIQKVPGITRTLTCPVVKI, from the coding sequence ATGACGGTCCAGGCCTACATCCTCGTCCAGACCGAGGTCGGCAAGGCCTCCCAGGTCGCGCAGGAGATCGCCGCGATCCAGGGTGTCACGGTGTCCGAGGACGTCACCGGCCCGTACGACGTGATCGTCCGCGCAGAAGGTCCTTCGATGGACCAGCTCGGCACGCTCGTCGTCCAGAGCATCCAGAAGGTCCCCGGCATCACCCGCACGCTGACCTGCCCCGTCGTCAAGATCTGA
- a CDS encoding DAK2 domain-containing protein → MVLRLRPDAFRAWTQLCVQALSATRAEIDALNVFPVPDSDTGTNAYLTFVAGADAVAALPDDVALADLVRAHTDGLLTGAKGNSGVILSQLVRATFHDLSLDAPVEPADVARSFRAASDAAHAAVGRPVEGTILSVARAAAEGAEHAVESGAEARDVFALAAASARVALARTPEQMPRLAQAGVVDAGGRALVVVLDATERALTGRAPEPAAHHVPRPVAPAGDDFVEGGPGYEVMYLLDADDSEIPALRTALDGLGDSLVVVGGERLWNVHVHVDDVGAAIEAGMQAGRPYRIAVTHFADQIARQRGEAAVGRAVVVAATGAGLADLCREAGAHVLEFTRDRPVDVATMLGTLRSLDVAEIVVLPNNQRYVGLFDAAAKQVRADGVRVAVIPTHAQVQGLAALAVHDPGLDFDEDVVAMSSAAAHTQHGAVTVATEPGITMAGPCDVGDVLGVVSGDFAVVGHDVAEVAGAVLDRLVSPAAELVTLVVGDGADDDVAQELSRRLRAERVDVDVVVYQGGQENYPLFVAVE, encoded by the coding sequence ATGGTGCTGCGCCTGCGTCCCGACGCCTTCCGTGCGTGGACCCAGCTGTGCGTGCAGGCGCTGTCGGCCACCCGGGCCGAGATCGACGCGCTCAACGTGTTCCCGGTCCCCGACAGCGACACCGGGACCAACGCCTACCTGACCTTCGTGGCCGGGGCCGACGCGGTGGCGGCACTGCCCGACGACGTCGCCCTCGCCGACCTCGTCCGCGCCCACACCGACGGCCTGCTCACGGGAGCCAAGGGCAACAGCGGCGTCATTCTCTCCCAGCTCGTGCGCGCCACCTTCCACGACCTGTCCCTCGACGCCCCCGTCGAGCCCGCCGACGTCGCGCGGTCCTTCCGGGCCGCGTCCGATGCCGCGCACGCCGCCGTGGGTCGGCCGGTCGAGGGCACCATCTTGTCGGTGGCCCGGGCGGCGGCCGAGGGGGCCGAGCACGCGGTGGAGTCCGGCGCGGAGGCCCGCGACGTGTTCGCCCTGGCTGCCGCGTCGGCGCGGGTCGCGCTGGCCAGGACGCCCGAGCAGATGCCGAGGCTCGCCCAGGCCGGCGTGGTCGACGCGGGCGGTCGCGCCCTCGTGGTGGTGCTCGACGCCACCGAGCGCGCCCTCACCGGCCGCGCCCCCGAGCCGGCGGCCCACCACGTGCCGCGCCCCGTGGCGCCCGCCGGCGACGACTTCGTCGAAGGGGGTCCGGGCTACGAGGTCATGTACCTGCTCGACGCCGACGACAGCGAGATCCCCGCACTGCGCACCGCGCTCGACGGCCTGGGCGACTCGCTCGTCGTCGTGGGCGGCGAACGGCTGTGGAACGTCCACGTGCACGTCGACGACGTGGGCGCCGCGATCGAGGCCGGCATGCAGGCCGGCCGGCCGTACCGCATCGCCGTCACCCACTTCGCCGACCAGATCGCCCGTCAGCGGGGCGAGGCCGCGGTCGGTCGTGCCGTCGTGGTGGCCGCCACCGGCGCCGGGCTGGCCGACCTGTGCCGCGAGGCCGGGGCCCACGTCCTCGAGTTCACCCGTGACCGGCCCGTCGACGTCGCCACGATGCTCGGGACGCTGCGTTCCCTCGACGTCGCGGAGATCGTGGTGCTGCCCAACAACCAGCGCTACGTCGGCCTGTTCGACGCGGCGGCCAAGCAGGTGCGCGCCGACGGCGTGCGCGTCGCGGTCATCCCCACCCACGCCCAGGTGCAGGGTCTGGCGGCACTGGCGGTCCACGACCCCGGCCTGGACTTCGACGAGGACGTCGTCGCCATGTCGAGCGCGGCCGCCCACACCCAGCACGGCGCCGTCACGGTGGCCACCGAGCCGGGCATCACGATGGCCGGCCCGTGCGACGTCGGCGACGTGCTCGGCGTGGTCTCCGGCGACTTCGCGGTGGTCGGTCACGACGTCGCCGAGGTCGCGGGTGCGGTCCTCGACCGGCTCGTGTCCCCGGCGGCCGAGCTGGTCACCCTGGTCGTCGGCGACGGAGCCGACGACGACGTCGCGCAGGAGCTGTCCCGCCGCCTCCGGGCCGAGCGGGTCGACGTCGACGTGGTCGTCTACCAGGGCGGCCAGGAGAACTACCCGCTGTTCGTCGCGGTGGAGTAG
- the recG gene encoding ATP-dependent DNA helicase RecG, whose product MSTTPAGTPTNPPANPPHRRLRSVVGDATAKKLATLGLETIDDLLRHYPRRYVSLGEMTDLAALQVGQYATVMARVVEAVNRRFGPGGRKTRTEVTITDGNARITLTFFSQPWRQAQLAPGTVGLFAGEVGAFNGRLQLTHPLYEPLEGPDAMEGRIARGIIPIYRASAKIPSLAIERSVETVLAIADVEDPVPADVRASRGLPAAPEAFEMIHRPRSTEQWQLARDRFRFEEAFVLQTVFAQRRHAALGQSAAPRPRRVGGLRDAFEEQLPFTLTDGQRAVVAEIEADLAREHPMHRLLQGEVGSGKTIVALLAMLQVVDDGAQAVLLAPTEVLAAQHHRGITAMLGALAQGGMLGGAAEGTRVRLLTGSMGAKARKEALLDAASGAAGIVIGTHAVLQDTVQLAELGLLVIDEQHRFGVEQRAVLVDRTEVKPHVLVMTATPIPRTIAMTVFGDLETSTLSELPGGRRPIQTTVVPAAERPDWLARAWDRVREEVAEGRQAYVVVSRIGQDAEGTVAEAADPDAPPTRSLLDLHDELATGPLEGLRLGMLHGRQPADEKDATMTAFARGEIDVLVATTVIEVGVDVPNATVMVVVDAERFGVSQLHQLRGRVGRGGHPGLCLLVTSAEEESPSRERLDAVASTSDGFALSRLDAEQRREGDVLGAAQSGIRSSLRLLSVVKDEKIIADAREVATAFVESDPALDSAPDLRLAVDRLEQSRQADYLERT is encoded by the coding sequence GTGAGCACGACCCCCGCAGGCACGCCGACCAACCCGCCGGCCAACCCGCCGCACCGTCGGCTGCGCTCGGTCGTGGGCGACGCGACGGCCAAGAAGCTGGCCACGCTCGGGCTCGAGACCATCGACGACCTGCTGCGCCACTACCCGCGGCGCTACGTGTCGCTGGGCGAGATGACGGACCTCGCGGCGCTCCAGGTCGGCCAGTACGCCACGGTCATGGCCCGCGTGGTCGAGGCGGTGAACCGACGCTTCGGCCCGGGCGGGCGCAAGACCCGCACGGAGGTGACCATCACCGACGGGAACGCGCGGATCACCCTCACGTTCTTCTCCCAGCCGTGGCGGCAGGCGCAGCTGGCGCCCGGCACGGTCGGGCTGTTCGCCGGCGAGGTCGGTGCGTTCAACGGCCGCCTCCAGCTCACCCATCCCCTGTACGAGCCGCTCGAGGGTCCCGACGCCATGGAGGGACGGATCGCGCGCGGCATCATCCCGATCTACCGGGCGAGCGCGAAGATCCCCTCGCTCGCCATCGAGCGCTCCGTCGAGACGGTGCTGGCGATCGCCGACGTCGAGGACCCGGTCCCGGCCGACGTCCGGGCGTCCCGGGGCCTGCCGGCCGCCCCCGAGGCGTTCGAGATGATCCACCGGCCCCGCTCCACCGAGCAGTGGCAACTCGCGCGCGACCGCTTCCGCTTCGAGGAGGCGTTCGTGCTGCAGACGGTGTTCGCCCAGCGTCGGCACGCCGCCCTGGGCCAGTCCGCAGCACCGCGACCCCGTCGCGTCGGCGGTCTGCGCGACGCCTTCGAGGAGCAGCTGCCGTTCACGCTCACCGACGGCCAGCGGGCCGTGGTGGCCGAGATCGAGGCCGACCTCGCCCGCGAGCACCCGATGCACCGGTTGCTCCAGGGTGAGGTCGGCTCGGGCAAGACGATCGTCGCGCTCCTTGCCATGCTCCAGGTCGTCGACGACGGCGCGCAGGCCGTGCTCCTGGCGCCCACCGAGGTGCTGGCGGCGCAGCACCACCGCGGCATCACGGCCATGCTCGGGGCGCTCGCGCAGGGCGGGATGCTCGGGGGAGCGGCCGAGGGCACGCGGGTGCGGCTGCTCACCGGTTCCATGGGGGCCAAGGCGCGCAAGGAGGCCCTGCTCGACGCCGCGTCCGGTGCCGCCGGGATCGTCATCGGCACCCATGCGGTGCTGCAGGACACCGTGCAGCTGGCCGAGCTCGGGCTCCTGGTGATCGACGAGCAGCACCGGTTCGGCGTCGAGCAGCGCGCCGTGCTGGTCGACCGCACGGAGGTCAAGCCGCACGTCCTCGTCATGACGGCCACGCCCATCCCGCGCACGATCGCGATGACGGTGTTCGGCGACCTCGAGACCTCGACGTTGAGCGAGCTGCCCGGCGGACGTCGGCCCATCCAGACCACCGTGGTCCCGGCGGCGGAGCGCCCCGACTGGCTCGCGCGGGCCTGGGACCGGGTGCGCGAGGAGGTCGCCGAGGGCCGGCAGGCCTACGTGGTCGTGTCGCGGATCGGCCAGGACGCCGAAGGGACGGTGGCCGAGGCCGCAGACCCCGACGCCCCACCGACCCGGTCCCTGCTGGACCTGCACGACGAGCTGGCCACCGGCCCGCTCGAGGGCCTGCGCCTTGGCATGCTGCACGGACGCCAGCCGGCCGACGAGAAGGACGCGACGATGACCGCCTTCGCGCGGGGCGAGATCGACGTGCTCGTGGCCACCACGGTGATCGAGGTGGGGGTCGACGTGCCCAACGCCACGGTGATGGTGGTCGTCGACGCCGAGCGGTTCGGGGTGTCGCAGCTGCACCAGCTGCGCGGACGCGTCGGTCGTGGTGGCCATCCCGGCCTGTGCCTGCTGGTCACCTCGGCGGAGGAGGAGTCGCCGTCGCGCGAGCGTCTCGACGCCGTCGCGTCCACGTCCGACGGCTTCGCCCTGTCGCGGCTCGACGCCGAGCAGCGGCGCGAGGGCGACGTGCTGGGTGCCGCCCAGTCGGGCATCCGCAGCAGCCTGCGCCTGCTGTCGGTGGTCAAGGACGAGAAGATCATCGCCGACGCGCGCGAGGTCGCGACCGCGTTCGTCGAGTCCGATCCCGCGCTCGACTCGGCACCGGACCTCCGGCTCGCCGTCGACCGGCTCGAGCAGTCCCGGCAGGCCGACTACCTGGAGCGCACGTGA
- a CDS encoding D-alanine--D-alanine ligase family protein, whose product MNSSAPAVTPTGDSTARPRVAVVFGGRSSEHGVSCLTARNVVSVIDRGRYDVTTVGITPDGRWVRDDLGGVVPDGGLPHVDPDGAPFAWEELRDVDVVLPLLHGPWGEDGTIQGLLEMAGVRYVGAGVLASSVGMDKPFTKTVFSAAGLPQIAYVTITPRQWDLEREKVLDRVRALRLPVFVKPARAGSSSGVTKVDDPSQLVAAVEAAREHDPKVIVEAAAIDKRELEVGVVQRLDGTAEASVVGEVRNDDATHDFYDFEAKYLDGSSANLVPADISDVLSERIRAYAIQAFEALGCEGLARVDFFLTGTAPDGLVVNEINTMPGFTSTSMFPVLWEASGVSYADLVDRLLQLALQREPGLR is encoded by the coding sequence ATGAACTCCAGCGCACCGGCAGTGACTCCGACGGGGGACTCGACCGCTCGACCCAGGGTCGCCGTCGTGTTCGGCGGTCGGTCCAGCGAGCACGGGGTCTCGTGCCTCACCGCCCGCAACGTGGTGTCCGTGATCGACCGGGGTCGGTACGACGTGACCACCGTGGGGATCACCCCCGACGGACGATGGGTGCGCGACGACCTCGGGGGCGTCGTCCCCGACGGTGGTCTGCCGCACGTCGATCCCGACGGGGCGCCGTTCGCGTGGGAGGAGCTGCGTGACGTCGACGTGGTGCTGCCGCTGCTGCACGGCCCGTGGGGCGAGGACGGCACGATCCAGGGTCTGCTGGAGATGGCGGGAGTCCGGTACGTCGGCGCCGGGGTGCTCGCGAGCTCCGTCGGCATGGACAAGCCGTTCACCAAGACCGTGTTCTCGGCCGCCGGGCTGCCGCAGATCGCTTACGTGACGATCACCCCGCGCCAGTGGGACCTCGAGCGCGAGAAGGTGCTGGACCGGGTGCGGGCGCTGCGGCTCCCCGTCTTCGTGAAGCCCGCACGCGCCGGCTCCAGCTCGGGGGTGACGAAGGTCGACGACCCCTCGCAGCTCGTGGCCGCGGTGGAGGCGGCCCGTGAGCACGATCCGAAGGTGATCGTGGAGGCGGCCGCGATCGACAAGCGCGAGCTCGAGGTCGGCGTGGTCCAGCGTCTCGACGGCACGGCCGAGGCGAGCGTGGTGGGCGAGGTCCGCAACGACGACGCGACCCACGACTTCTACGACTTCGAGGCCAAGTACCTCGACGGCTCGAGCGCCAACCTCGTGCCCGCCGACATCTCCGACGTGCTGTCCGAGCGGATCCGCGCCTACGCGATCCAGGCCTTCGAGGCGCTGGGCTGCGAGGGGCTCGCCCGCGTCGACTTCTTCCTCACCGGCACGGCCCCGGACGGTCTCGTGGTCAACGAGATCAACACCATGCCGGGCTTCACCTCCACGTCGATGTTCCCCGTGCTGTGGGAGGCCAGCGGTGTCTCGTACGCCGACCTGGTCGACCGCCTGCTGCAGCTGGCCCTGCAGCGCGAGCCCGGTCTGCGCTAG
- a CDS encoding amidase: protein MPQGRQGQPLKHVHAFGDDALGELDAVGVAASIADGSISAVEAAQAAVARAAAVEPHLNAIVVDDFERALALASGPLTGRLAGVPTFVKDNTDVAGLPTRQGSRAIPPTPAAADAPFTTQLRAAGLVPLGKSSLPEFGWSASTEFDQWEATHNPWDTDFSSGASSGGAAALVASGVVPIAHANDGGGSIRIPAAACGLVGLKPTRGRLAPDAHAEQMPVDVVCNGVVTRTVRDTAHFLAAAEAHRTAPGLPLVGLVEGPGDRRLRIGLVLDSLTDTPTDDETRAAVLATADRLTSLGHEVVEVPLPAADAFAEAFKHYWAMLAFSTHHFGKRVMHPQFDKSATDPLTQHLARRFARSFWRTPGAIRTLKRSEHELREHFAENRLDAALSPTLAHTTPRLGHLSPNGAFPEMFDRLVRYAAFTPLNNATGSPAVSLPLGRTAEGLPIGVQLQALHGDERTLLELSYELEAAQPFARIQD from the coding sequence GTGCCTCAAGGCCGGCAAGGTCAGCCGCTGAAGCACGTCCATGCCTTCGGCGACGATGCTCTCGGTGAGCTCGACGCCGTCGGCGTGGCGGCCTCGATCGCCGATGGAAGCATCAGCGCGGTCGAGGCTGCTCAGGCTGCCGTCGCCCGTGCAGCCGCGGTCGAGCCGCACCTCAACGCGATCGTCGTCGACGACTTCGAGCGTGCGCTCGCCCTGGCGTCCGGCCCCCTGACAGGTCGACTCGCCGGCGTCCCGACGTTCGTCAAGGACAACACCGACGTCGCAGGCCTGCCCACGCGGCAGGGCTCGCGCGCCATCCCGCCGACACCGGCCGCGGCCGACGCGCCGTTCACCACGCAGCTGCGCGCCGCCGGCCTCGTCCCGCTCGGCAAGTCCTCCCTCCCGGAGTTCGGCTGGAGCGCCAGCACCGAGTTCGACCAGTGGGAAGCCACCCACAACCCGTGGGACACCGACTTCTCCAGCGGCGCCTCCTCCGGCGGCGCAGCAGCGCTCGTCGCGTCCGGCGTCGTCCCGATCGCCCACGCCAACGACGGTGGCGGCTCCATCCGCATCCCCGCCGCCGCGTGCGGCCTGGTCGGGCTCAAGCCGACCCGGGGACGGCTGGCGCCTGACGCCCACGCCGAGCAGATGCCCGTCGACGTCGTCTGCAACGGCGTGGTCACGCGCACCGTGCGCGACACCGCCCACTTCCTGGCCGCGGCCGAGGCGCACCGCACGGCCCCGGGGCTCCCCCTCGTCGGCCTCGTCGAGGGACCGGGCGACCGTCGTCTGCGCATCGGCCTGGTGCTCGACTCGCTCACCGACACGCCGACCGACGACGAGACCCGCGCGGCGGTGCTCGCCACGGCGGATCGACTCACGTCGCTCGGGCACGAGGTCGTGGAGGTGCCGCTGCCCGCGGCCGACGCCTTCGCCGAGGCGTTCAAGCACTACTGGGCGATGCTGGCCTTCTCGACCCACCACTTCGGCAAGCGGGTCATGCACCCGCAGTTCGACAAGTCGGCCACCGACCCCCTCACGCAGCACCTGGCGCGCCGCTTCGCCCGCTCGTTCTGGCGCACGCCGGGGGCGATCCGTACGCTCAAGCGCAGCGAGCACGAGCTGCGCGAGCACTTCGCCGAGAACCGTCTCGACGCCGCGCTCTCCCCCACGCTGGCGCACACCACGCCGCGCCTGGGGCACCTGTCACCCAACGGCGCGTTCCCGGAGATGTTCGACCGCCTGGTCCGGTACGCCGCGTTCACCCCACTCAACAACGCCACGGGCTCCCCCGCCGTCTCGCTGCCGCTCGGCCGCACCGCCGAGGGCCTGCCGATCGGCGTCCAGCTCCAGGCGCTGCACGGCGACGAGCGCACGCTGCTCGAGCTGTCCTACGAGCTCGAGGCCGCCCAGCCGTTCGCGCGCATCCAGGACTGA
- a CDS encoding PLP-dependent aspartate aminotransferase family protein: protein MHGPDLSSSTIAVGAGRPARTPGAPLNAPITLASALVPGGDSEYGRHGNPAWTAFEEVLGALEGGRALAFASGQAATTAVFDLVPARAAVVAPAAAYSGTLVQLRERARRGLIDLRLVDVTDTQAVIDAADDAALVWLESPTNPLLEVADIERIASEAARSGTAVAVDNTFATPLRQKPLELGADFVVHSASKLISGHSDVILGAVVTGNDRAHRAIEARRANLGAIPGALECWLATRGIRTLHVRLDRAEANAREIATRLQTSRVVAGVRYPGWGTIVSFEVLGGPETAQKVTELSDVITYATSLGGVESTWERRRRHEQEPSGVPENLVRLSVGIEDVEDIWYDVERSLASI, encoded by the coding sequence ATGCACGGACCCGACCTCTCCTCCTCGACGATCGCCGTCGGAGCCGGTCGACCCGCTCGCACCCCGGGGGCACCACTCAACGCACCGATCACGCTCGCGAGCGCGCTCGTGCCCGGCGGGGACTCCGAGTACGGGCGGCACGGCAACCCGGCCTGGACCGCGTTCGAGGAGGTGCTGGGTGCCCTCGAGGGCGGACGCGCCCTGGCGTTCGCCTCCGGCCAGGCCGCCACGACCGCGGTGTTCGACCTCGTGCCCGCGCGGGCGGCCGTCGTCGCGCCCGCGGCGGCCTACTCCGGCACCCTCGTGCAGCTGCGCGAGCGTGCCCGGCGCGGACTCATCGACCTGCGCCTCGTCGACGTCACCGACACGCAGGCCGTGATCGACGCCGCCGACGACGCCGCCCTCGTGTGGCTGGAGTCGCCCACCAACCCGCTGCTGGAGGTGGCCGACATCGAGCGCATCGCGAGCGAGGCCGCGCGGTCCGGCACGGCCGTGGCCGTCGACAACACCTTCGCGACGCCGCTCCGCCAGAAGCCGCTCGAGCTCGGGGCCGACTTCGTGGTGCACTCGGCCTCGAAGCTGATCTCGGGCCACAGCGACGTGATCCTGGGCGCGGTCGTCACCGGGAACGACCGCGCGCACCGGGCCATCGAGGCACGGCGCGCGAACCTCGGTGCCATCCCCGGCGCACTCGAGTGCTGGCTCGCCACCCGCGGCATCCGCACCCTGCACGTGCGCCTGGACCGCGCCGAGGCCAACGCCCGCGAGATCGCCACCCGGCTGCAGACGTCGCGGGTCGTCGCCGGCGTCCGCTACCCCGGCTGGGGCACGATCGTCTCCTTCGAGGTCCTGGGTGGTCCCGAGACGGCGCAGAAGGTCACCGAGCTGTCCGACGTCATCACCTACGCCACGAGCCTCGGCGGCGTGGAGTCCACGTGGGAGCGGCGACGGCGCCACGAGCAGGAGCCGTCCGGCGTGCCGGAGAACCTCGTGCGGCTGTCCGTGGGCATCGAGGACGTCGAGGACATCTGGTACGACGTGGAACGCTCCCTCGCGTCGATCTGA
- a CDS encoding DUF3515 domain-containing protein, protein MPRHAGRRLGLVVAASLVPLAACGSGVLVDAYPTAPGTDVDCGALIADLPSSVDGLDRRTLEQDVPAAAWGDPPVVLRCGVPTPEAFEPTSECKLVDGVDWFDEQTANGFRFTTVGRRANVEVDVPAVHDPAADVLVDLAESIAKHLPVEQPCRG, encoded by the coding sequence GTGCCCCGCCACGCCGGGCGTCGTCTCGGCCTCGTCGTCGCCGCGAGCCTCGTCCCGCTCGCGGCCTGCGGCAGCGGCGTGCTCGTCGACGCCTACCCCACCGCACCGGGAACCGACGTCGACTGCGGGGCACTGATCGCCGACTTGCCCTCGTCGGTGGACGGCCTCGACCGACGCACCCTCGAGCAGGACGTCCCCGCCGCGGCGTGGGGCGACCCGCCCGTGGTGCTGCGCTGCGGCGTCCCCACGCCCGAGGCGTTCGAGCCCACCTCCGAGTGCAAGCTCGTCGACGGGGTCGACTGGTTCGACGAGCAGACGGCCAACGGCTTCCGCTTCACGACCGTCGGCCGACGCGCGAACGTCGAGGTCGACGTCCCGGCCGTGCACGACCCCGCGGCCGACGTGCTGGTCGACCTCGCCGAGAGCATCGCCAAGCACCTGCCGGTCGAGCAGCCCTGCCGCGGCTGA